The following are encoded in a window of Dysidea avara chromosome 4, odDysAvar1.4, whole genome shotgun sequence genomic DNA:
- the LOC136252388 gene encoding probable inactive serine/threonine-protein kinase slob2, which produces MSSDVKDYFDENVWLPITVGVGGFAIIFIVIVVIIVAICRYRNANRREYIPIQGDMGVFEAMELQRQTQKDGEKESALYNCRFYLRASPRYSMVNALPDIGSRLERSWFAVKQDNPPLADHMMMTMTPQHLKCSINLSTDKKTLNQLFFSLQHPFVHPIIEVDYMTDKSVVVMISPISARGSMKDFIYRTRPLINWSAKYNGRGTPLPSKQTALFGRQILEAIVFLYDKGLAPLGHIQSGNVMIHSASMCRLAGYENSLLGYKPRCYSTIKPLLKEDKAAIDVLMFGHLIFEMSTGQECSTATPEPHDLSTIRHSAVVEVLSRIFTTTEDEGRYCTIQEVLEMPFFQQQTPPELATWNMPQIPVSSEVKTLLQSSKTSGSQTSVAEQRKARRSRRSSEIKEKYPVSPIVTSSVTSSVPQYIVSRTSSSATMSTTKSTTKSATPSVQQTKPAAPSVQPSKPTTPPTSKKGSKPENRGALLSDIRTGTRLKKTVTNDRSAPKIA; this is translated from the exons ATGTCGTCAGATGTTAAGGATTATTTCGACGAAAACGTCTGG TTACCTATCACAGTTGGTGTTGGTGGATTTGCTATTATCTTCATTGTcattgttgttattattgttgCAATCTGTAG GTATCGTAATGCTAATAGAAGAGAGTACATACCAATACAAGGGGATATGGGTGTGTTTGAAGCCATGGAACTACAGCGACAAACACAGAAGGATGGTGAAAAGG AGAGTGCATTATACAACTGTCGATTCTACTTGAGAGCTAGTCCACGTTATTCCATGGTCAATGCTCTGCCTGACATTG GTAGTAGACTGGAGAGGAGCTGGTTTGCTGTTAAACAGGATAACCCTCCACTGGCAGATCACATGATGATGACCATG ACCCCACAACACTTGAAGTGTTCTATTAACCTGTCAACTGATAAGAAGACACTAAACCAATTGTTCTTCTCTCTGCAA CATCCATTTGTACATCCCATTATTGAGGTGGACTATATGACGGACAAATCAGTTGTGGTTATGATATCACCAATAAGTGCCCGTGGCTCCATGAAGGACTTCATCTATAGA aCACGTCCATTAATTAATTGGTCAGCAAAGTACAATGGCAGGGGAACACCCTTACCATCTAAACAGACTGCCTTGTTTGGAAGACAGATTCTTGAG GCAATAGTGTTCCTGTACGATAAGGGGTTGGCTCCATTGGGGCACATCCAGTCGGGAAATGTTATGATACATTCTGCCAGTATGTGTAG GTTAGCTGGATATGAAAACTCCTTGCTTGGATACAAGCCACGCTGTTACTCTACTATCAAGCCCCTTCTAAAAGAAGATAAGGCTGCCATCGACGTACTGATGTTTG GTCACTTGATATTTGAGATGAGTACAGGACAGGAGTGTAGTACGGCAACACCTGAGCCTCATGACCTCTCCACCATTCGTCACAGTGCTGTCGTTGAA GTGTTGTCCAGGATATTCACAACCACAGAAGATGAGGGTAGATATTGCACCATACAGGAG GTGCTAGAGATGCCGTTCTTCCAACAGCAAACACCACCAGAGCTGGCAACATGGAATATGCCACAG ATACCTGTGAGTTCTGAAGTGAAGACATTGTTACAAAGCTCTAAAACTTCTGGATCTCaaacaag TGTTGCTGAACAAAGGAAAGCTAGAAGATCTAGAAGGAGCTCTGAAATTAAAGAAAA GTATCCAGTGTCTCccatagtgacatcatcagtcACATCCAGTGTACCACAGTATATAGTCAGCAGGACCTCATCTTCAGCTACCATGTCTACTACTAAATCTACTACAAAATCAGCCACGCCCTCTGTACAGCAAACAAAACCAGCCGCACCCTCCGTGCAGCCATCAAAACCAACCACACCTCCCACAAGTAAAAAAG GAAGCAAGCCAGAGAATAGAGGAGCACTACTCAGTGATATTAGGACGGGTACTAGATTGAAGAAGACAGTTACTAATGACAGGAGTGCTCCAAAAATAGCCTAG